The following proteins come from a genomic window of Corallococcus sp. NCRR:
- a CDS encoding cytidine deaminase, which translates to MAEEIPWERLFEEALRVRQRAHVPYSKFPVGAAVLYADGSIVAGCNVENATYGLTVCAERNAFVAGVAQGREKPVAVAVVVDTPEPCPPCGMCRQVMAEFAGPDLPVRSRTLNGQEARYPLSELLPHAFTRSFL; encoded by the coding sequence ATGGCGGAGGAGATTCCCTGGGAGCGGCTGTTCGAGGAGGCCCTTCGGGTGCGCCAGCGCGCGCACGTGCCGTACTCGAAGTTCCCCGTGGGGGCCGCCGTGCTGTACGCGGACGGCTCCATCGTGGCCGGCTGCAATGTGGAGAACGCCACCTATGGCCTCACCGTCTGCGCGGAGCGCAACGCGTTCGTCGCGGGCGTGGCGCAGGGCCGCGAGAAGCCGGTGGCGGTGGCCGTCGTCGTGGACACCCCGGAGCCCTGTCCCCCGTGCGGCATGTGCCGCCAGGTGATGGCGGAGTTCGCCGGGCCTGACCTTCCGGTGCGAAGCCGCACCCTCAACGGGCAGGAGGCGCGCTACCCGCTCAGCGAGCTGCTTCCGCACGCCTTCACCCGTTCCTTCCTCTAG
- a CDS encoding PilZ domain-containing protein, with protein MSEQNENQDTRTAEDRRDSPRVPMRLKVGWDGADGFLERAGDLSLGGVGWVGEALDEGKDVMVRFTLPSAPEEAVVKGKVLPPKGGAAGLVVRVKFVDLPVELELAIARHLDDQLKGGA; from the coding sequence ATGTCCGAGCAGAACGAGAACCAGGACACCAGGACGGCGGAGGACCGGCGTGACTCGCCCCGCGTCCCCATGCGCCTGAAGGTCGGCTGGGATGGGGCGGATGGCTTCCTGGAGCGCGCGGGGGACCTGTCCCTGGGCGGCGTGGGCTGGGTGGGCGAGGCCCTGGACGAGGGCAAGGACGTGATGGTGCGCTTCACGCTGCCCTCGGCCCCCGAGGAGGCCGTGGTGAAGGGCAAGGTGCTGCCCCCCAAGGGCGGCGCGGCGGGACTGGTGGTGCGGGTGAAGTTCGTGGACCTGCCGGTGGAGCTGGAGCTGGCCATCGCCCGGCACCTGGACGATCAGCTCAAGGGCGGGGCCTGA
- the moeB gene encoding molybdopterin-synthase adenylyltransferase MoeB has protein sequence MAPTFRDLLSEVKKEIREVSHEHVHRLLGSGSKVKLVDVREADEYAGGRLPGAVHIPRGYLELRIEEKADRDEELVLYCAGGTRSALAARTLREMGYTRVSSLAGGYNRWSDAALPVEKPVVLSAEQKERYRRHLILPEVGEEGQAKLLKSKVLLLGAGGLGSPAALYLAAAGVGTLGVVDADVVDLSNLQRQVLHTLERRGQPKVQSAKAALEALNPDVKVVPFQERLTTANVERILADFDLVLDGGDNFPTRYLLNDACVLMGKPNIHGSVFRFEGQVTTFLPGQGPCYRCLYPSPPPPELAPSCAEAGVLGVLPGLIGMLQATEALKLLLGVGESLVGRLVTFDALGTRFQELKLRRDPECPVCAPGAKVELIDYEQFCATGG, from the coding sequence ATGGCTCCCACGTTTCGCGACCTGCTGTCGGAAGTGAAGAAGGAGATCCGCGAGGTCTCCCACGAGCACGTCCACCGGCTGCTCGGCTCGGGCTCGAAGGTGAAGCTCGTGGACGTGCGCGAGGCCGACGAATACGCGGGCGGCCGGCTCCCCGGCGCGGTGCACATCCCGCGCGGGTACCTGGAGCTGCGCATCGAGGAGAAGGCGGACCGCGACGAGGAACTGGTCCTCTACTGCGCGGGTGGCACCCGGAGCGCGCTCGCGGCCCGCACGCTGCGGGAGATGGGCTACACGCGCGTGTCCTCGCTCGCGGGCGGCTACAACCGCTGGAGCGACGCGGCCCTCCCGGTGGAGAAGCCCGTCGTCCTCTCCGCCGAGCAGAAGGAGCGCTACCGCCGCCACCTCATCCTCCCGGAGGTGGGGGAGGAGGGGCAGGCGAAGCTGCTCAAGTCCAAGGTGCTGCTGCTGGGCGCGGGCGGGCTGGGCTCACCGGCGGCGCTGTACCTGGCGGCGGCGGGCGTGGGCACGCTGGGCGTGGTGGACGCGGACGTGGTGGACCTGAGCAACCTCCAGCGCCAGGTGCTGCACACGCTGGAGCGCCGGGGCCAGCCCAAGGTCCAGAGCGCGAAGGCCGCCCTGGAGGCGCTCAACCCGGACGTGAAGGTGGTGCCGTTCCAGGAGCGGCTCACCACCGCCAACGTGGAGCGCATCCTCGCGGACTTCGACCTGGTGCTGGACGGCGGGGACAACTTCCCCACGCGCTACCTGCTCAACGACGCGTGCGTGCTGATGGGCAAGCCCAACATCCACGGCTCCGTGTTCCGCTTCGAGGGGCAGGTGACGACCTTCCTGCCCGGCCAGGGGCCCTGCTACCGCTGCCTCTACCCCTCGCCGCCCCCGCCGGAGCTGGCGCCGTCGTGCGCGGAGGCGGGCGTGCTGGGCGTGCTGCCCGGGCTCATCGGGATGCTCCAGGCCACGGAGGCCCTGAAGCTGCTGCTCGGGGTGGGGGAGTCGCTGGTGGGGCGGCTCGTCACCTTCGACGCGCTGGGCACGCGCTTCCAGGAGCTCAAGCTGCGCCGGGACCCGGAGTGCCCGGTGTGCGCGCCGGGAGCGAAGGTGGAGCTCATCGATTACGAGCAGTTCTGCGCCACCGGAGGCTGA
- a CDS encoding thymidine phosphorylase yields the protein MQPYELIKAKRDGGKLDPSDIQAFIQAYTAGTVADYQMAAMCMAIFFKGLDSRELGAWARAMLHSGEVLDLSDTPAIKVDKHSTGGVGDKVSLSLAPLAAACGVPVPMISGRGLGHTGGTLDKLESIPGFNVNLSTADYRRLVREVGCCLIGQTAQVAPADKKLYALRDVTATVDCIPLIASSIMSKKLAEGIDALVLDVKVGSGAFMKTVDDARVLARTMIGLGAEMNRKVVALLTDMDQPLGRQVGNALEVREAVDMLRGEAPDDYTEITYALTAEMLVLGKKAATVEEARAMLRRSVEDGSAIQKLKEIVQSQGGDPRSIDDYSLLPTAKATTDVVAPKDGFVTGIHTEGVGLAAVALGAGRQRVDSKIDPAVGFTLLKKVGDAVKQGEPVVQVHYNDAGPVEDVKARLLAAYRFGDRAPAARPLVLERLE from the coding sequence GTGCAACCCTACGAGCTCATCAAGGCCAAGCGCGACGGCGGCAAGCTGGACCCGTCCGACATCCAGGCGTTCATCCAGGCGTACACCGCCGGCACCGTGGCCGACTACCAGATGGCCGCCATGTGCATGGCCATCTTCTTCAAGGGGCTGGACTCCCGGGAGCTGGGGGCGTGGGCCCGCGCCATGCTCCACTCGGGTGAGGTCCTGGACCTCTCCGACACGCCGGCCATCAAGGTGGACAAGCACTCCACCGGCGGCGTGGGCGACAAGGTGTCCCTGAGCCTCGCCCCCCTGGCGGCGGCCTGCGGCGTGCCCGTGCCCATGATTTCGGGCCGGGGGCTGGGCCACACCGGCGGCACCCTGGACAAGCTGGAGTCCATCCCCGGCTTCAACGTGAACCTGTCCACCGCGGACTACCGCCGGCTGGTGCGCGAGGTGGGGTGCTGCCTCATCGGCCAGACGGCCCAGGTGGCCCCGGCCGACAAGAAGCTCTACGCGCTGCGCGACGTGACGGCGACCGTGGACTGCATCCCGCTCATCGCGTCGTCCATCATGAGCAAGAAGCTGGCGGAGGGCATCGACGCGCTGGTGCTCGACGTGAAGGTGGGCAGCGGCGCCTTCATGAAGACGGTGGACGACGCGCGCGTGCTGGCCCGCACCATGATTGGCCTGGGCGCGGAGATGAACCGCAAGGTCGTGGCCCTGCTCACGGACATGGATCAGCCTCTGGGCCGCCAGGTGGGCAACGCCCTGGAGGTCCGCGAGGCCGTGGACATGCTCCGCGGCGAGGCGCCCGACGACTACACCGAAATCACCTACGCCCTGACGGCGGAGATGCTGGTGCTGGGCAAGAAGGCCGCCACCGTGGAGGAGGCGCGCGCCATGCTGCGCCGCTCCGTGGAGGACGGCAGCGCCATCCAGAAGCTCAAGGAGATCGTCCAGTCGCAGGGCGGCGACCCGCGCTCCATCGACGACTACTCGCTCTTGCCCACGGCGAAGGCCACGACGGACGTGGTGGCGCCGAAGGACGGCTTCGTCACCGGCATCCACACGGAGGGCGTGGGCCTGGCGGCGGTGGCGCTGGGCGCGGGCCGGCAGCGGGTGGACAGCAAGATCGACCCGGCCGTGGGCTTCACGCTGCTCAAGAAGGTGGGCGACGCGGTGAAGCAGGGCGAGCCCGTGGTGCAGGTGCACTACAACGACGCAGGCCCCGTGGAGGACGTGAAGGCGCGGCTGCTCGCGGCCTACCGGTTCGGCGACCGGGCGCCCGCGGCCCGCCCGCTGGTGCTGGAGCGCCTGGAGTAG
- a CDS encoding BMP family lipoprotein: MLRRLHVLALAALLCACSKKSEDAPKAPSQTSTATKPPEGKPVVVGLVIDVGGRGDHSFNDASLRGLELWAAGKKYEGGKYVDAPAGEVRQSISSDLAALAPEVKPLPVQPLVLQSKAQEDYAPNLQLLVEQGAKLTIGNGYLLANAVRDVATENPEAKFLLIDSQLLDAQGKPKSLPNVRTVLFKEQEGSFLVGALAGLVTKTNKVGFVGGIEVPLIKRFDVGYRAGVRTTNAKAADALMAVYTGSFNSVSAGKEVAQDLIAKGADVIFHAAGTDGLGVIQAVKEARAAGKTVFAIGVDSDQSHLAPDAILTSMVKHSDLAVYQAAKDLVDGKLTAGEQVLGLKENGVGMADVRVEFPGKAEALQKVESLRQQVLAGKIVVPGTQAELSSFQVAQP; the protein is encoded by the coding sequence ATGCTCCGTCGACTCCACGTGCTCGCCCTGGCCGCGCTCCTGTGCGCCTGCTCCAAGAAGTCCGAGGACGCCCCCAAGGCCCCCTCCCAGACTTCCACCGCCACGAAGCCCCCCGAGGGAAAGCCCGTCGTCGTGGGGCTCGTCATCGACGTGGGCGGCCGGGGTGACCACTCGTTCAACGACGCGTCCCTGCGCGGCCTGGAGCTGTGGGCCGCCGGCAAGAAGTACGAGGGCGGCAAGTACGTGGACGCCCCCGCTGGCGAAGTGCGTCAGTCCATCTCCTCCGACCTCGCGGCGCTCGCACCGGAAGTGAAGCCGCTGCCCGTGCAGCCGCTGGTGCTCCAGAGCAAGGCGCAGGAGGACTACGCCCCCAACCTCCAGTTGCTCGTGGAGCAGGGCGCGAAGCTGACCATCGGCAACGGGTATCTGCTGGCCAACGCGGTGCGCGACGTGGCCACGGAGAACCCCGAAGCGAAGTTCCTGCTCATCGACAGCCAGCTCCTGGACGCGCAGGGCAAGCCCAAGTCGCTGCCCAACGTGCGCACGGTGCTCTTCAAGGAGCAGGAGGGCAGCTTCCTGGTGGGCGCGCTGGCGGGGCTCGTCACGAAGACGAACAAGGTGGGCTTCGTGGGCGGCATTGAAGTCCCCCTCATCAAGCGCTTCGACGTGGGCTACCGCGCGGGCGTGCGCACCACGAACGCGAAGGCGGCGGACGCGCTGATGGCCGTGTACACGGGCAGCTTCAACAGCGTGTCCGCGGGCAAGGAGGTGGCGCAGGACCTCATCGCCAAGGGCGCGGACGTCATCTTCCACGCGGCGGGCACGGACGGCCTGGGCGTCATCCAGGCGGTGAAGGAGGCGCGGGCGGCGGGCAAGACGGTGTTCGCCATCGGCGTGGACTCGGATCAGTCGCACCTGGCGCCGGACGCCATCCTCACGTCCATGGTGAAGCACAGCGACCTGGCCGTGTATCAGGCGGCGAAGGACCTGGTGGACGGCAAGCTCACTGCGGGTGAGCAGGTGCTGGGCCTCAAGGAGAACGGCGTGGGCATGGCGGACGTGCGCGTGGAGTTCCCGGGCAAGGCGGAGGCGCTCCAGAAGGTGGAGTCGCTGCGGCAGCAGGTGCTGGCCGGGAAGATCGTCGTGCCGGGCACGCAGGCGGAGCTGTCCTCCTTCCAGGTCGCGCAGCCCTGA
- a CDS encoding ABC transporter ATP-binding protein encodes MSLEDASLDIVPGELLAVVGENGAGKSSLMNVLYGLYHPDAGTFLMDGKPVRFKSPRDAIARGIGMVHQHFMLVPTLTVAENVVLGREPTKRGLLDLDRACEEVAATAKRFGFQLDPRARVDTLTVGSQQKVEIVKALHRGAQVLILDEPTAVLTPQESDELAQVMRGLVAQGRTVVLISHKLKEVLGVADRVAVMRRGRTVAEVRARETTVSALAALMVGEGSRGAALTGVPATAVATTALSGTGTTGATEARPVAPVEPDATSTGPVVLEAKDLRATGDNGRPALQGVSLTVRAGEIVGIAGVDGNGQRELAEVLTGLRKLDGGEGTLLGGPLAGLTPALAKARGVGHVPEDRLARAVVKAMTVEENVALGRHRQPPFARGPWVDFKGRRERTNQLLTGYDVRPNDPVVALQALSGGNQQKVVVARELDADPKLLVVVQPTRGLDIGAVAQVHERLRDAKARGAGVVMVSLDLEEVLALSDRVYVLYEGRVTGHFPRKDLDERELGRRMLGAEASHG; translated from the coding sequence GTGTCCCTGGAGGACGCGTCGCTGGACATCGTCCCGGGGGAACTGCTCGCCGTGGTGGGCGAGAACGGCGCGGGCAAGTCCAGCCTGATGAACGTGCTCTACGGGCTCTACCACCCGGACGCGGGCACGTTCCTGATGGACGGCAAGCCGGTGCGCTTCAAGAGCCCGCGCGACGCCATCGCGAGGGGCATTGGCATGGTGCACCAGCACTTCATGTTGGTGCCCACGCTGACGGTGGCGGAGAACGTGGTGCTGGGCCGCGAGCCCACGAAGCGCGGCCTGCTGGACCTGGACCGCGCCTGTGAAGAGGTGGCGGCCACGGCGAAGCGCTTCGGCTTCCAGTTGGACCCTCGGGCGCGCGTGGACACGCTCACGGTGGGCTCGCAGCAGAAGGTCGAGATCGTCAAGGCGCTGCACCGGGGCGCGCAGGTGCTCATCCTGGACGAGCCCACTGCCGTGCTCACGCCGCAGGAGTCCGACGAGCTGGCCCAGGTGATGCGCGGGCTGGTGGCGCAGGGCCGCACGGTGGTGCTGATCAGCCACAAGCTGAAGGAGGTGCTGGGCGTGGCGGACCGCGTGGCGGTGATGCGCCGGGGCCGCACCGTGGCGGAGGTGCGCGCCCGCGAGACCACCGTCTCCGCGCTGGCCGCGCTGATGGTGGGTGAAGGCTCCAGGGGCGCCGCGCTGACCGGCGTGCCCGCGACGGCCGTCGCGACCACCGCCCTGTCGGGCACAGGCACCACCGGCGCGACGGAGGCACGGCCTGTCGCGCCCGTTGAACCGGACGCGACTTCGACGGGCCCGGTCGTGCTCGAAGCGAAGGACCTGCGGGCGACGGGCGACAACGGCCGCCCCGCGCTCCAGGGCGTGAGCCTCACCGTGCGCGCGGGAGAGATCGTCGGCATCGCGGGTGTCGACGGCAACGGACAGCGCGAGCTGGCGGAGGTGCTCACGGGCCTGCGCAAGCTGGACGGCGGCGAGGGCACGCTGCTCGGCGGACCGCTCGCGGGGCTGACCCCGGCGCTGGCGAAGGCGCGCGGCGTGGGCCATGTCCCCGAGGACCGGCTGGCCCGCGCGGTGGTGAAGGCGATGACGGTGGAGGAGAACGTAGCCCTGGGCCGCCACCGCCAGCCGCCGTTCGCGCGCGGTCCGTGGGTGGACTTCAAGGGCCGCCGCGAGCGCACGAACCAACTGCTGACCGGCTACGACGTGCGCCCGAACGACCCGGTGGTGGCGCTCCAGGCTCTGTCCGGCGGCAACCAGCAGAAGGTCGTGGTGGCGCGCGAGCTGGACGCGGATCCGAAGCTGCTCGTCGTCGTGCAGCCCACGCGCGGGCTGGACATCGGCGCGGTGGCGCAGGTGCATGAGCGCCTTCGGGACGCGAAGGCGCGGGGTGCGGGAGTGGTGATGGTGTCGCTGGACCTGGAGGAGGTGCTGGCCCTGTCCGACCGCGTCTACGTCCTCTACGAGGGCCGCGTGACGGGGCACTTCCCGCGCAAGGACCTGGACGAGCGCGAGCTGGGCCGCCGCATGCTGGGCGCGGAGGCAAGCCATGGGTGA
- a CDS encoding ABC transporter permease has translation MGERTRQVLPSVLSVLLALAVCWLLIAITRDADTATRAYLQMLWGGVGNWPAFLDGGSTTAVVRPLGEAAMKAALLTLTGLSVAVAFKVGLFNIGAQGQMIWGALAAALVGAHVSLPGLLHVPLALIAAAVAGAAWASIAGVLKLKRGVHEVISTIMLNWVAVSLVDNWLVIGPLRAVAEGASSITGTAEILPSAQLPRLLGDTSRLNLGFPLALAAALGVWVWLTRTRSGYETRAVGLTPEAARAAGIPTLWRAGGAMALAGAMAGLAGAVLVLGTEGRYPGSLGAPYGFDGIAIALIGNNHPLGAALAAAVFGVLRAGGTRMQLLGVHKSFPELIQGFALLFVAGRMVWLALLARRQKRAQAQGPAQAGVEVPRV, from the coding sequence ATGGGTGAGCGGACGCGGCAGGTGCTGCCGTCGGTGCTCTCCGTGCTGCTGGCGCTCGCGGTGTGCTGGCTGCTCATCGCCATCACGCGCGACGCGGACACCGCCACGCGCGCCTATCTCCAGATGCTCTGGGGCGGCGTGGGCAACTGGCCCGCCTTCTTGGACGGAGGCAGCACCACGGCCGTGGTGCGCCCCCTGGGCGAGGCCGCGATGAAGGCCGCGCTGCTCACCCTCACCGGCCTGTCCGTGGCGGTGGCCTTCAAGGTGGGCCTGTTCAACATCGGCGCGCAGGGACAGATGATCTGGGGCGCGCTGGCCGCGGCGCTCGTGGGCGCGCACGTGTCGCTGCCCGGACTGCTCCACGTCCCGCTGGCCCTCATCGCCGCGGCGGTGGCGGGCGCGGCGTGGGCGAGCATCGCGGGCGTGCTGAAGCTCAAGCGCGGCGTGCACGAGGTGATCTCCACCATCATGCTCAACTGGGTGGCGGTGAGCCTGGTGGACAACTGGCTCGTCATCGGCCCGCTGCGCGCGGTGGCGGAGGGCGCGTCGTCCATCACCGGCACCGCCGAAATCCTCCCCTCCGCGCAGCTGCCCCGGCTCCTGGGTGACACCTCGCGCCTCAACCTGGGCTTCCCGCTGGCGCTCGCCGCGGCGCTGGGCGTCTGGGTGTGGCTGACCCGCACGCGCTCCGGCTATGAGACGCGCGCGGTGGGCCTCACCCCGGAGGCGGCCCGCGCCGCCGGCATCCCCACGCTGTGGCGCGCGGGCGGGGCCATGGCGCTCGCGGGCGCGATGGCGGGCCTGGCGGGCGCGGTGCTGGTGCTGGGCACGGAGGGCCGCTACCCAGGCTCGCTGGGCGCCCCCTACGGCTTCGACGGCATCGCCATCGCGCTCATCGGCAACAACCACCCGCTGGGCGCGGCGCTGGCGGCGGCCGTCTTCGGCGTGCTGCGCGCGGGCGGCACGCGCATGCAGCTGCTGGGCGTGCACAAGAGCTTCCCGGAGCTCATCCAGGGCTTCGCGCTGCTCTTCGTCGCGGGCCGCATGGTGTGGCTCGCCCTGCTGGCGAGGCGCCAGAAGCGCGCGCAGGCCCAGGGACCGGCCCAGGCCGGAGTGGAGGTGCCCCGTGTTTGA
- a CDS encoding ABC transporter permease, whose product MFEVLHSLLFSTLDAAPALVFAALGAMLSERAGVVSVGVEGMMRTGAFCAAVAALVMPTPLAVGVGMAAGAGIAAVHGFLSIRWRSDQVVSGMALNLVAMAGGTYLLESFFGPNGTPSITQLSRWNLPGLSQVPLLGALSGHAAPTYLALTLPFVFHLLLSRTPLGLRLRAVGDKPHAVATLGLSVPALRWGAVLGGGMMAGLGGAVLSTTVLDRFEQHTPSGLGFMALAAMVFGRWTPLGAFAAALFFAAGNALRIGLASSAPWLLDLVPQGFLLALPYLLTLLVLALQGQRGHAPSALGIPFEQESR is encoded by the coding sequence GTGTTTGAGGTGCTCCACTCGCTGCTCTTCTCCACCCTGGACGCGGCCCCCGCCCTGGTGTTCGCCGCGCTGGGCGCCATGCTCTCCGAGCGCGCGGGCGTGGTGAGCGTGGGCGTGGAGGGCATGATGCGCACCGGCGCCTTCTGCGCGGCCGTGGCGGCGCTCGTGATGCCCACGCCGCTCGCGGTGGGGGTGGGCATGGCCGCGGGCGCGGGCATCGCCGCCGTGCATGGCTTCTTGAGCATCCGCTGGCGGTCGGATCAGGTCGTCTCCGGCATGGCCCTCAACCTGGTGGCCATGGCCGGCGGCACCTACCTGCTGGAGTCGTTCTTCGGCCCCAACGGCACGCCCTCCATCACCCAGCTGTCGCGCTGGAACCTCCCGGGCCTGTCCCAGGTCCCGCTCCTGGGCGCGCTTTCCGGCCACGCGGCGCCCACGTACCTGGCGCTCACCCTGCCCTTCGTCTTCCACCTGCTCCTGTCGCGCACGCCGCTGGGCCTGCGCCTGCGCGCCGTGGGCGACAAGCCGCACGCGGTGGCCACGCTGGGCCTGTCCGTGCCCGCCCTGCGCTGGGGCGCGGTGCTGGGCGGCGGGATGATGGCGGGCCTGGGCGGCGCGGTGCTGTCCACCACCGTCCTGGACCGCTTCGAACAGCACACGCCCTCAGGCCTGGGCTTCATGGCCCTGGCCGCGATGGTGTTCGGCCGCTGGACGCCCCTGGGCGCCTTCGCCGCCGCGCTCTTCTTCGCCGCCGGCAACGCGCTGAGAATCGGCCTGGCCTCCAGCGCTCCCTGGCTCCTCGACCTGGTTCCCCAGGGCTTCCTGCTCGCCCTGCCCTACCTGTTGACCCTCCTCGTCCTCGCCCTCCAGGGCCAGCGGGGCCACGCCCCCAGCGCGCTGGGGATTCCGTTCGAGCAGGAATCCCGCTGA
- a CDS encoding sensor histidine kinase, which translates to MNMQTTATGSTSPQRPRVIAVDVESGGVERVRSILTPAGYDVLPASGTTAALEAVSRHSADLLLLDVERARTVGLAAYRRLREALSPPQFPILMLTPSADRQTRREVMEAGVDDLLTTEPLDPLELKVRVHTLLELKAHREHGGVPEVLQDPRTRWVRMERLARVGTLAADLATQMDQLGVGLQRALEHVRARAAQGLPPDTEELLKLGVAGEQMRLHGQHLLSLGPTSPKDIQRFDLREVVPEVVSRLRAAGRLGRADVRAVLPEDPIAVVFNRRQVEQVVAELVCNAVDAVEDVKDRPRVVQVGVELPDMFGEFGPQLFVKDTGIGIFEDELQAIFSPYYTTKAPEKSVGLGLTVARTLVESMGGKLTVKSRVNLGSTFTVELPEQTSSW; encoded by the coding sequence ATGAACATGCAGACGACGGCAACAGGCTCGACGTCACCCCAGCGCCCGCGGGTCATCGCGGTCGACGTGGAATCCGGCGGCGTGGAGCGGGTGCGCTCCATCCTGACGCCGGCGGGCTACGACGTGCTGCCCGCGAGCGGGACGACCGCCGCGCTGGAGGCGGTGTCGCGCCACTCCGCGGACCTGTTGCTGCTGGACGTGGAGCGGGCCCGCACGGTGGGCCTGGCCGCGTACCGGCGCCTCCGCGAGGCGCTCTCCCCGCCGCAGTTCCCCATCCTCATGCTCACGCCTTCCGCGGACCGCCAGACGCGCCGCGAGGTGATGGAGGCAGGTGTGGACGACTTGCTGACGACCGAACCGCTGGACCCGCTGGAGCTGAAGGTGCGCGTCCACACCCTGCTGGAGCTCAAGGCGCACCGCGAGCACGGCGGCGTCCCGGAAGTGCTCCAGGACCCGCGCACGCGCTGGGTGCGCATGGAGCGCCTGGCGCGCGTGGGCACGCTGGCCGCGGACCTGGCCACGCAGATGGACCAGTTGGGCGTGGGCCTGCAACGGGCGCTGGAGCACGTGCGCGCCCGCGCCGCCCAGGGGCTGCCGCCGGACACGGAGGAGCTGCTCAAGCTGGGCGTGGCGGGCGAGCAGATGCGCCTGCACGGCCAGCACCTGCTGTCCCTGGGCCCCACCAGCCCCAAGGACATCCAGCGCTTCGACCTGCGGGAGGTGGTGCCGGAGGTGGTGTCGCGCCTGCGCGCCGCCGGGCGCCTGGGCCGCGCGGACGTGCGCGCGGTGCTGCCGGAGGACCCCATCGCCGTCGTGTTCAACCGCCGTCAGGTGGAGCAGGTGGTGGCGGAGCTGGTCTGCAACGCGGTGGACGCCGTGGAGGACGTGAAGGACCGGCCGCGCGTGGTGCAGGTGGGCGTGGAGCTGCCGGACATGTTCGGGGAGTTCGGTCCGCAGCTCTTCGTGAAGGACACCGGCATCGGCATCTTCGAGGACGAGCTGCAGGCCATCTTCTCGCCGTACTACACGACCAAGGCCCCGGAGAAGAGCGTGGGCCTGGGCCTCACGGTGGCGCGCACCCTGGTGGAGAGCATGGGCGGCAAGCTGACCGTGAAGAGCCGCGTCAACCTGGGCAGCACCTTCACGGTGGAGCTGCCCGAGCAGACGTCGTCCTGGTAG